A single genomic interval of Streptomyces sp. BA2 harbors:
- a CDS encoding sensor histidine kinase yields the protein MDGFGHPVAGRRQLLTKGLWIGIWLVFLAGPVEDLVGAEHGGVATALGWLGLAAFVCCYLTLVFRYTSRVLDWRVVHVSFGTLLTLAVVLSFAFGTAWLGLFVYVAVSAGAVLPMRYAMWVIPAVTGVMIAVGLRTDSIGDLLGSLAVLTLLVGFAMTGVRELVRTTIQLRQARATVAQLAANEERLRLARDLHDLLGHSLSLITLKSELAGRMLPAHPDKAAQQVADIEQVSRQALVDVREAVSGYRRRTLDGELAGARTALTAAGVEADVPLQAPAALPGEEGETALAWALREAVTNVVRHSGARRCTVAFMSRHTLDGPMVELSVEDDGRGGSSTVRGNGLTGLAERVEAVGGVLDAGPGARRGFRLTARVPLDRGTEPAPGASALGSSA from the coding sequence CTGGACGGCTTCGGCCACCCGGTGGCGGGCCGCCGCCAGCTGCTGACCAAAGGGCTCTGGATCGGCATCTGGCTGGTCTTCCTGGCCGGCCCCGTGGAGGACCTGGTGGGCGCGGAGCACGGTGGCGTGGCCACGGCGCTCGGCTGGCTGGGCCTCGCCGCCTTCGTGTGCTGCTATCTGACCCTGGTCTTCCGTTACACCTCCAGGGTGCTCGACTGGCGTGTGGTGCACGTGTCGTTCGGAACGCTGCTCACGCTCGCGGTCGTCCTCTCGTTCGCCTTCGGCACGGCCTGGCTCGGACTCTTCGTGTACGTGGCCGTGTCCGCCGGGGCCGTGCTGCCGATGCGGTACGCGATGTGGGTCATTCCGGCGGTCACCGGCGTGATGATCGCCGTCGGCCTGCGCACCGACAGCATCGGGGACCTGCTCGGCAGTCTCGCCGTCCTCACGCTCCTGGTCGGCTTCGCGATGACAGGGGTGCGCGAGCTGGTGCGTACGACGATCCAGCTGCGCCAGGCACGGGCCACCGTCGCCCAACTGGCCGCGAACGAGGAACGGCTGCGGCTCGCCCGTGATCTGCACGACCTCCTCGGCCACTCGCTCTCCCTCATCACGCTGAAGAGCGAGCTCGCCGGGCGGATGCTCCCGGCCCACCCCGACAAGGCCGCCCAGCAGGTGGCGGACATCGAGCAGGTCAGCCGCCAGGCCCTGGTGGACGTGCGCGAGGCGGTCTCCGGCTACCGCAGGCGCACCCTCGACGGTGAGCTCGCGGGCGCGCGCACGGCGCTCACGGCCGCCGGTGTCGAGGCCGACGTACCGCTTCAGGCGCCCGCCGCCCTGCCCGGCGAAGAGGGGGAGACGGCCCTGGCCTGGGCGCTGCGCGAGGCGGTGACGAACGTCGTGCGGCACAGCGGTGCGCGCCGCTGCACGGTGGCGTTCATGTCGCGGCACACCCTCGACGGGCCGATGGTCGAGCTGTCCGTGGAGGACGACGGCAGGGGCGGTTCCTCCACGGTCCGGGGCAACGGCCTGACGGGCCTGGCCGAGCGTGTGGAGGCGGTCGGCGGCGTCCTCGACGCGGGGCCCGGCGCCCGCAGGGGGTTCAGGCTCACCGCCAGGGTGCCGCTGGACCGGGGCACGGAACCGGCGCCCGGCGCCTCCGCCCTAGGATCTTCCGCATGA
- a CDS encoding MFS transporter, translated as MRTYRELFRTPEFTPFFLTASFLAAAQTVSGLALGTLIYDRTGSPLLSSLGMFGPALAQVVGAACLLSAADRLPPRGAMAGLALFFALATAAQAVPGLPLWAAFALLLVLGSLAALGGGVRYGLLNEILSREGYLLGRSVINMSNGTMQICGYALGGALVAVFSPRGTLLAGAALYLAAAVAARLGLTRRAPRTGGRPSIGATWRTNAVLWASGPRRSVYLALWVPNGLIVGCESLYVPFDPGHAGLLFAFAAFGMLAGDVLAGRFLSRRWRERLGAPLRLLLAVPYLVFALRPELPLALAAVTLASVGFSASLLLQEQLMALTPDELSGHALGLHTSGMLTMQGVGAALAGAIAQLTSAPAAMAVLAMASVAVTLALAPGLRSAAQASRSTAAATRSSDAVSATRTKRSPAGP; from the coding sequence ATGCGCACCTACCGCGAGCTCTTCCGCACCCCGGAGTTCACCCCGTTCTTCCTGACCGCCTCTTTCCTGGCGGCGGCCCAGACGGTGAGCGGCCTGGCCCTCGGCACGCTGATCTACGACAGGACCGGCTCGCCGCTGCTCTCCTCGCTCGGCATGTTCGGCCCCGCACTCGCCCAGGTCGTGGGCGCCGCCTGTCTGCTGTCGGCGGCCGACCGGCTGCCGCCGCGCGGCGCCATGGCGGGCCTCGCGCTGTTCTTCGCCCTGGCCACCGCGGCCCAGGCCGTCCCCGGCCTGCCGCTGTGGGCCGCCTTCGCACTGCTCCTGGTGCTCGGGAGCCTGGCCGCGCTCGGCGGTGGCGTGCGCTACGGGCTGCTCAACGAGATCCTCTCCAGGGAGGGTTACCTCCTCGGCCGCTCAGTGATCAACATGTCGAACGGCACCATGCAGATCTGCGGCTACGCGCTCGGCGGGGCCCTGGTCGCGGTGTTCTCGCCGCGCGGCACGCTGCTCGCCGGCGCCGCGCTCTATCTGGCCGCCGCGGTCGCCGCGCGCCTCGGTCTCACCCGCAGGGCGCCGCGCACCGGCGGACGCCCCTCGATCGGCGCGACCTGGCGCACGAACGCGGTGCTGTGGGCGTCCGGGCCGCGCCGCTCGGTCTATCTCGCGCTGTGGGTGCCCAACGGCCTGATCGTGGGCTGCGAGTCGCTCTACGTGCCGTTCGACCCCGGACACGCGGGGCTCCTGTTCGCCTTCGCCGCGTTCGGGATGCTCGCGGGGGACGTGCTGGCCGGGCGGTTCCTGTCGCGCCGGTGGCGGGAGCGGCTCGGGGCGCCGCTGCGGCTGCTGCTCGCCGTGCCGTATCTCGTCTTCGCGCTGCGGCCGGAGCTGCCCCTCGCGCTCGCGGCGGTGACGCTCGCCTCGGTCGGGTTCTCGGCGAGCCTGCTGCTTCAGGAGCAGCTGATGGCCCTGACGCCGGACGAGCTGAGCGGGCACGCCCTTGGCCTGCACACCTCCGGGATGCTCACGATGCAGGGCGTGGGCGCCGCGCTCGCGGGCGCGATCGCCCAGCTGACGTCGGCTCCGGCCGCCATGGCCGTGCTTGCCATGGCGTCCGTCGCCGTCACGCTCGCCCTCGCGCCAGGCCTGCGGTCAGCGGCTCAGGCGAGCCGCTCGACCGCCGCGGCCACGCGCTCGTCCGATGCCGTGAGCGCCACGCGTACGAAGCGGTCGCCCGCAGGGCCGTAG
- a CDS encoding ABC transporter ATP-binding protein translates to MDHMKAVSFDQVTKSYGDVRAVDDLTLELHPGETVALLGPNGAGKSSTLDLLLGLRHADSGTVRVFGTSPREAITAGRVGAMLQSGGLMAEVTVRELVRLACDLHPRPYRADDVLAAAGLTQLADRKVDKLSGGQEQRVRFALATAGANDLIVLDEPTTGMDVTVRQAFWATMREQAEQGRTVLFATHYLEEADAIADRVLVLHRGRLLADGTAAEIKAKAGARRVAFDLPELDAALAEKLRVLPFLTAVDVSGHTVRLQSTDADATVHALYGLGLYPRNLEVAGLGLEQAFVAITAAEEAKKEATTC, encoded by the coding sequence ATGGATCACATGAAAGCAGTGAGCTTCGACCAGGTGACCAAGAGCTATGGGGACGTACGCGCCGTCGACGACCTCACGCTCGAACTCCACCCCGGCGAGACGGTCGCCCTCCTCGGACCGAACGGCGCCGGCAAGTCCTCCACGCTCGACCTGCTGCTCGGCCTGCGGCACGCGGACAGCGGCACCGTGCGGGTCTTCGGCACGAGCCCGCGCGAGGCGATCACCGCGGGCCGTGTCGGCGCGATGCTGCAGAGCGGCGGCCTGATGGCGGAGGTCACCGTCCGCGAGCTGGTGCGGCTCGCCTGCGATCTGCACCCCAGGCCGTACCGCGCGGACGACGTGCTGGCCGCCGCGGGCCTCACCCAGCTCGCCGACCGGAAGGTCGACAAGCTCTCCGGCGGTCAGGAACAGCGCGTCCGCTTCGCCCTCGCGACCGCCGGAGCGAACGACCTGATCGTCCTGGACGAGCCGACCACCGGCATGGACGTCACCGTGCGCCAGGCCTTCTGGGCGACCATGCGCGAGCAGGCCGAACAGGGCCGCACGGTCCTGTTCGCCACGCACTACCTGGAGGAGGCCGACGCGATCGCGGACCGGGTCCTCGTCCTGCACCGAGGCCGTCTCCTCGCTGACGGCACGGCCGCCGAGATCAAGGCGAAGGCGGGGGCGCGGAGGGTCGCCTTCGACCTCCCCGAGCTGGACGCCGCGCTCGCGGAGAAGCTGCGCGTCCTGCCGTTCCTCACCGCCGTCGACGTGTCAGGCCACACCGTACGGCTCCAGTCGACGGACGCCGACGCCACCGTGCACGCGCTCTACGGGCTCGGTCTTTACCCTCGCAACCTTGAGGTCGCGGGGCTCGGCCTTGAGCAGGCCTTCGTGGCGATCACCGCGGCGGAGGAGGCCAAGAAGGAGGCCACGACATGCTGA
- a CDS encoding bifunctional succinyldiaminopimelate transaminase/glutamate-prephenate aminotransferase: MSVVSDRLPTFPWDKLEPYKATAAAHPGGIVDLSVGTPVDPVPELIQKALIAAADSPGYPTVWGTPELRDAITVWCERRLGARDVTHRNVLPIVGSKELVAWLPTQLGLGPGDVVAYPRLAYPTYEVGARLARAEYVAYDDPTDLDPTNLELLWLNSPSNPTGRVLSKDELIRTVAWAREHGVLLVSDECYLELGWEAEPVSVLHPDVCGGSYEGIVAVHSLSKRSNLAGYRAAFVAGDADVLGALLQIRKHGGMMTSAPTQAAVVAALGDDQHVHEQRERYAARRTALRDALLKHGFRIEHSEASLYLWATRDESCWDTVGHLARLGILVAPGDFYGPAGDRFVRVALTASDERVAAAVERLA, from the coding sequence GTGTCCGTAGTCTCCGATCGCCTTCCCACCTTCCCCTGGGACAAGCTCGAGCCGTACAAGGCCACGGCGGCCGCCCACCCCGGCGGCATCGTCGACCTGTCGGTGGGTACCCCGGTCGACCCGGTCCCGGAGCTGATCCAGAAAGCGCTGATCGCGGCGGCGGACTCGCCGGGCTACCCGACGGTCTGGGGCACGCCCGAGCTGCGCGACGCGATCACGGTCTGGTGCGAGCGGCGCCTCGGCGCGCGCGACGTCACGCACCGGAACGTGCTCCCGATCGTGGGCTCCAAGGAACTGGTGGCCTGGCTCCCGACGCAGCTGGGCCTGGGCCCGGGCGACGTCGTCGCCTACCCGCGCCTGGCCTACCCGACGTACGAGGTGGGCGCGCGCCTGGCCCGCGCGGAGTACGTCGCGTACGACGACCCGACAGACCTCGACCCGACGAACCTCGAACTGCTCTGGCTCAACTCACCCTCCAACCCCACCGGCCGTGTCCTGTCCAAGGACGAGCTGATCCGCACCGTGGCCTGGGCGCGCGAGCACGGCGTACTGCTCGTGAGCGACGAGTGCTACCTGGAGCTCGGCTGGGAGGCGGAGCCGGTCTCGGTCCTCCACCCGGACGTGTGCGGTGGTTCGTACGAGGGGATCGTCGCCGTCCACTCGCTCTCCAAGCGGTCGAACCTCGCGGGCTACCGCGCGGCGTTCGTCGCCGGTGACGCGGACGTACTCGGCGCCCTGCTGCAGATCCGCAAGCACGGCGGCATGATGACGTCGGCGCCGACGCAGGCGGCGGTCGTCGCCGCGCTCGGGGACGACCAGCACGTCCACGAACAGCGCGAGCGGTACGCGGCCCGCCGCACCGCCCTGCGCGACGCCCTGCTGAAGCACGGCTTCCGTATCGAGCACAGCGAGGCGAGCCTCTACCTCTGGGCGACCCGCGACGAGTCCTGCTGGGACACCGTCGGACACCTCGCGCGGCTCGGCATCCTCGTGGCGCCCGGCGACTTCTACGGCCCTGCGGGCGACCGCTTCGTACGCGTGGCGCTCACGGCATCGGACGAGCGCGTGGCCGCGGCGGTCGAGCGGCTCGCCTGA
- a CDS encoding response regulator transcription factor: MSTNSAKGTVRVLLAEDQSMVREALAALLGLEPDIEVVAQVARGDEVLAAAREHAVDVALLDIEMPGRTGIEAAAELHAELPELKIVVLTTFGRPGYLRSAMEAGADAFLVKDAPAAQLAEAVRKVLAGERVIDPTLAAAALAGGANPLTDREREVLRAAADGATNAELATALHLSPGTVRNYLSTAIQKLAVRNRAEAVKVARDKGWL; the protein is encoded by the coding sequence ATGAGTACGAACAGTGCGAAGGGCACCGTCAGGGTGCTCCTCGCCGAGGACCAGTCGATGGTCCGCGAGGCCCTCGCCGCGCTGCTCGGCCTGGAGCCGGACATCGAGGTCGTCGCTCAGGTGGCCCGCGGCGACGAGGTGCTCGCGGCGGCACGCGAACACGCGGTGGACGTGGCGCTCCTCGACATCGAGATGCCCGGCCGCACGGGCATCGAGGCCGCGGCCGAACTCCACGCGGAGCTCCCCGAGTTGAAGATCGTGGTGCTCACCACCTTCGGCCGCCCCGGCTATCTCCGCAGCGCCATGGAGGCCGGCGCCGACGCCTTCCTGGTCAAGGACGCGCCCGCGGCCCAGCTAGCCGAGGCCGTCCGCAAGGTCCTCGCGGGGGAGCGCGTCATCGACCCCACGCTCGCGGCGGCCGCGCTCGCCGGTGGCGCCAACCCGCTGACCGACCGCGAGCGCGAGGTCCTGCGCGCGGCGGCCGACGGCGCCACCAACGCCGAGCTGGCCACGGCCCTGCACCTCTCCCCGGGCACGGTCCGCAACTACCTCTCGACGGCGATCCAGAAGCTGGCCGTGCGCAACCGCGCCGAGGCGGTGAAGGTCGCCCGGGACAAGGGCTGGCTCTGA
- a CDS encoding ABC transporter permease, with translation MLIKLEIIRALRNKKFLFFSVIYPSMLFLIIAGGQSGTDMVGDTGLALPAFFMVSMASFGALTAVLMGNSERIAKERESGWVRQLRLTSLPGRGYVIAKTASAAVVSLPSIVVVFVVAAVVKDVRLEAWQWLALTGAIWAGSLCFAALGVAIGYLATGDAVRPITMIVYFGLSVLGGLWMPTATFSQWLSDVASWLPTHAYAALGQAIELGDAPHAKDIVLLIGYFVLFAGGAAWLYRKDTSKA, from the coding sequence ATGCTGATCAAGCTGGAGATCATCCGCGCCCTGCGCAACAAGAAGTTCCTCTTCTTCTCGGTCATCTATCCGTCGATGCTCTTCCTGATCATCGCGGGCGGCCAGAGCGGCACGGACATGGTCGGCGACACGGGGCTCGCGCTCCCCGCCTTCTTCATGGTGTCGATGGCGTCGTTCGGCGCCCTCACCGCCGTCCTCATGGGCAACAGCGAGCGCATCGCCAAGGAGCGCGAGAGCGGCTGGGTACGCCAGCTGCGCCTGACGAGCCTGCCGGGGCGCGGCTACGTCATCGCGAAGACCGCGAGCGCCGCCGTGGTCAGCCTGCCGTCGATCGTCGTGGTGTTCGTGGTCGCCGCGGTAGTCAAGGACGTACGCCTGGAGGCCTGGCAGTGGCTGGCCCTGACCGGCGCGATCTGGGCGGGCAGCCTCTGCTTCGCCGCGCTCGGCGTGGCCATCGGCTATCTCGCCACCGGCGACGCGGTCCGCCCGATCACGATGATCGTGTACTTCGGGCTCTCCGTCCTCGGCGGCCTGTGGATGCCCACGGCGACCTTTTCGCAGTGGCTGAGCGACGTCGCGTCCTGGCTGCCGACCCATGCGTACGCTGCCCTCGGACAGGCCATCGAACTGGGCGACGCCCCGCACGCGAAGGACATCGTGCTCCTCATCGGGTACTTCGTCCTCTTCGCGGGCGGCGCGGCATGGCTGTACCGGAAGGACACATCGAAGGCGTGA
- a CDS encoding helix-turn-helix transcriptional regulator yields the protein MVARQEISAWRPPVAGVVEVFHAHFTEHAYPMHVHDAWTLLIVDDGAVRYDLDRRVHGTPGDTVSLLPPQVPHNGSPATPDGFRKRVLYLDMTQLDASFIGPAVDGPDLIDPVLRKRVGLLHAALARRGDELEGESRLALIGERLRGHLRPRITAGTPGATDTPGDTGRGVARDLRDLLDERLLEGVTLEEAARLVHAHPTHLVRAFSGAFGIAPHQYVMSRRVDRARRLLLAGQPPGEVATAAGFYDQSHLTRHFKRVVGIAPGRYARARAVGRVS from the coding sequence ATGGTGGCCCGGCAGGAGATATCCGCATGGCGCCCGCCGGTCGCGGGTGTCGTGGAGGTCTTCCACGCCCACTTCACCGAGCACGCGTACCCGATGCACGTCCACGACGCGTGGACCCTGCTGATCGTGGACGACGGAGCCGTCCGCTACGACCTGGACCGGCGCGTTCACGGCACACCGGGGGACACCGTCTCCCTGCTCCCGCCCCAGGTCCCGCACAACGGCTCGCCCGCCACCCCCGACGGCTTCCGCAAGCGCGTCCTGTACCTGGACATGACGCAGCTGGACGCGAGCTTCATCGGCCCCGCGGTGGACGGCCCCGACCTGATCGACCCCGTCCTGCGCAAGCGCGTGGGCCTGCTGCACGCGGCCCTTGCCCGCCGGGGCGACGAGCTGGAGGGGGAGAGCCGCCTGGCCCTGATCGGCGAGCGGCTGCGCGGGCACCTGCGCCCCAGGATCACCGCCGGCACCCCGGGCGCCACCGACACCCCTGGCGACACCGGCCGAGGCGTCGCCAGGGACCTGCGCGACCTGCTCGACGAGCGGCTGCTCGAAGGCGTGACACTGGAGGAGGCCGCACGCCTGGTCCACGCCCACCCCACCCATCTCGTACGTGCTTTCAGCGGGGCCTTCGGCATCGCACCGCACCAGTACGTGATGTCCCGCCGTGTCGACCGCGCCCGCCGTCTCCTCCTGGCGGGGCAGCCGCCGGGCGAGGTGGCGACCGCCGCCGGTTTCTACGACCAGTCGCACCTCACCCGGCACTTCAAGCGGGTGGTGGGCATCGCACCGGGGCGCTACGCCCGCGCGCGAGCCGTCGGCCGAGTCAGTTGA
- a CDS encoding SirB1 family protein yields MHPQSPERRRLFADQARSARPDLALLCLLIGAEADPDLDDAGMRTTRRILDRLADQLTERLPDKADGPRSWAIALAELLGTRYGFKGRPGDYQHLRSALLHEVLRRRRGLPILLSVVWIEVARRAGVPVHGVALPGHFVVGFGARDEQVLANPFAGGHVLSPMDAELLVAGATGAPLVPSMLSPAGPLDIVLRVLNNIRAWAAARPERSDVALWAVELSLLLPAHSDRLHYDRAQLLVQCGDFMAGAAELETYADALATTDEEAAVRLRQEAHGARAMLN; encoded by the coding sequence ATGCACCCCCAATCCCCGGAGCGGCGACGCCTCTTCGCCGATCAGGCACGGTCCGCGCGGCCCGATCTCGCGCTGCTGTGCCTGCTGATCGGCGCGGAGGCGGACCCTGATCTCGACGACGCGGGCATGCGCACGACGCGGCGCATCCTCGACCGCCTTGCCGACCAGCTGACCGAACGGCTGCCCGACAAGGCCGACGGCCCCCGGTCCTGGGCCATCGCGCTGGCCGAACTGCTCGGCACGCGCTACGGATTCAAGGGCAGGCCCGGCGACTACCAGCACCTTCGGTCAGCGCTGCTGCACGAGGTGCTCCGGCGGCGCAGAGGCCTGCCGATCCTGCTTTCGGTGGTGTGGATCGAGGTCGCACGCCGGGCGGGCGTACCCGTCCACGGGGTGGCCCTGCCCGGCCACTTCGTGGTCGGCTTCGGCGCGCGCGACGAGCAGGTCCTGGCCAATCCGTTCGCGGGCGGGCACGTACTGTCGCCCATGGACGCGGAGTTGCTCGTGGCGGGGGCCACGGGTGCGCCGCTCGTGCCGTCGATGCTGAGCCCCGCGGGGCCGCTCGACATCGTCCTGCGCGTCCTCAACAACATCCGCGCGTGGGCGGCGGCCCGCCCCGAGCGCTCGGACGTCGCGCTCTGGGCGGTCGAACTCTCCCTGCTGCTTCCGGCGCACTCCGACCGGCTGCACTACGACCGCGCCCAACTCCTGGTCCAGTGCGGCGACTTCATGGCGGGCGCCGCCGAACTGGAGACGTACGCCGATGCCCTTGCCACCACCGACGAGGAGGCGGCGGTGCGGCTGCGCCAAGAGGCACACGGGGCGCGGGCGATGCTGAACTGA
- a CDS encoding GNAT family N-acetyltransferase — protein sequence MEFTAGGRLEVRITPADVGKRVSIRRLDDGSRTGGKFTDTVGVLTSWNDGVVLITRRDGERVRIAESALVAGKVVPAAPARRRGPAASYAELARVSARAWQPVESEPLGEWELRAAAGFTRRANSVLPMGDPGRPLDEALAYVRQWYEERELPAYIQTATGAEGTQELLCAELEERGWEREVSAELHIGALAPLGDLDVPGAGAEQVRLSRSFDEAWLRRYKRFGVPGPHVLKVLAGGPSVWFASVPGASPDAGPAAIGRCVVDGRWAGFMAVEVDPGHRRQGLATAVMAALSRQALAEGASAAWLQVEDDNEGARALYGGLGFAAHHTYHHYRYPSAR from the coding sequence GTGGAATTCACTGCGGGCGGACGGCTCGAGGTCCGAATTACCCCTGCTGACGTGGGTAAACGGGTATCGATCAGGCGCCTCGACGACGGGTCGAGGACGGGCGGTAAGTTCACTGACACGGTGGGTGTTCTCACATCGTGGAACGACGGTGTGGTACTGATCACACGCCGTGACGGTGAGCGTGTCCGGATCGCGGAGAGTGCCCTGGTGGCCGGCAAGGTCGTCCCCGCGGCCCCGGCCCGCAGGCGCGGCCCCGCCGCCTCCTACGCGGAGCTGGCACGCGTGTCCGCGCGCGCCTGGCAGCCCGTCGAGAGCGAACCGCTCGGCGAGTGGGAGCTGCGGGCGGCGGCCGGATTCACCCGGCGGGCCAACTCGGTACTCCCGATGGGCGATCCGGGACGGCCGCTGGACGAGGCCCTCGCGTACGTACGCCAGTGGTACGAGGAGCGGGAGCTGCCCGCGTACATCCAGACCGCGACCGGGGCCGAAGGCACCCAGGAGCTGCTCTGCGCGGAGCTGGAGGAGCGGGGCTGGGAGCGCGAGGTGAGCGCCGAGCTCCACATCGGCGCTCTCGCGCCCCTCGGCGACCTGGACGTGCCCGGAGCAGGGGCGGAACAGGTGCGGCTCTCGCGGTCCTTCGACGAGGCGTGGCTGCGGCGGTACAAGCGGTTCGGGGTCCCCGGACCGCATGTGCTCAAGGTGCTGGCGGGCGGCCCCTCGGTGTGGTTCGCTTCCGTGCCCGGGGCCTCTCCTGACGCGGGGCCCGCGGCGATCGGGCGGTGCGTCGTGGACGGGCGCTGGGCGGGATTCATGGCGGTCGAGGTGGATCCGGGGCACCGCAGGCAAGGACTGGCGACAGCGGTGATGGCCGCGCTGTCCCGGCAGGCGCTCGCCGAAGGCGCTTCGGCGGCCTGGCTGCAGGTCGAGGACGACAACGAGGGTGCGCGGGCGCTGTACGGCGGTCTTGGCTTCGCCGCGCACCACACGTACCACCACTATCGATACCCGTCGGCTCGGTAG
- a CDS encoding DUF2000 domain-containing protein, producing MRTTAETDIAGTESAGVTGEAPVRFDTKIAVLLRDDLEPWQRLNVTAFLVSGLGTAAPEVIGEPYEDADGTPYLPMFRQPVLVFEGSKETLTTAHGRVLSRSLPRAVFTSDLFATGNDRDNRAAVRAVPSDQLDLVGILVHGPRNAVDKVLKGARMHR from the coding sequence ATGAGAACCACCGCTGAGACAGACATCGCCGGGACGGAGTCCGCCGGGGTCACGGGCGAGGCACCCGTCCGCTTCGACACGAAGATCGCCGTCCTGCTCCGTGACGACCTGGAACCCTGGCAGCGCCTGAACGTGACCGCGTTCCTCGTCAGCGGGCTCGGCACGGCGGCTCCCGAGGTGATCGGCGAACCGTACGAGGACGCCGACGGGACCCCCTACCTGCCGATGTTCCGCCAGCCCGTCCTGGTCTTCGAGGGGTCGAAGGAGACGCTGACCACCGCGCACGGACGTGTGCTGTCCCGTTCCCTGCCGCGGGCGGTGTTCACGTCCGACCTGTTCGCCACCGGCAACGACCGGGACAACCGGGCCGCGGTGCGAGCCGTGCCTTCGGATCAGCTCGACCTGGTGGGGATCCTCGTCCACGGCCCGCGCAACGCGGTCGACAAGGTCCTCAAAGGGGCCCGGATGCACCGTTGA
- a CDS encoding transglutaminase-like domain-containing protein codes for MHEESRTWPQRRFAEEARSERPDLSLLCLLVSAEADPELGDDDIDAAQVELDRLAGQLPYRPGGAREWAAALAELLGARCGFMGTPADYQRLESSLLHEVLERRRGLPILLSVVWIEVARRAGAPVYGVALPGHFVVGFGAREEQVLVDPFAGGRLLTGADAELLVAGSSGGTVSASMLTPADPLNIVLRILNNIRAWAAARPERSDVALWAVELSLLLPAHPARLRYERAQLLVQRGDFLAGAAELEEYADVVTAVEPTTADRVRDQARAARAMLN; via the coding sequence ATGCACGAGGAGTCAAGGACCTGGCCTCAGCGGCGGTTCGCGGAGGAGGCCAGGTCCGAGCGGCCCGACCTGTCCCTGCTGTGCCTCCTGGTGAGCGCGGAGGCGGATCCGGAGCTCGGCGACGACGACATCGACGCGGCGCAGGTCGAGCTCGACCGGCTCGCCGGGCAGCTCCCCTACCGCCCCGGCGGGGCGCGGGAGTGGGCGGCGGCGCTCGCCGAACTCCTGGGCGCGCGCTGCGGGTTCATGGGGACACCGGCCGACTACCAGCGTCTGGAGTCCTCCCTCCTCCACGAGGTGCTCGAGCGCCGCCGCGGCCTGCCGATCCTGCTCTCAGTGGTGTGGATCGAGGTGGCACGCCGGGCGGGCGCCCCCGTCTACGGCGTCGCGCTGCCCGGCCACTTCGTGGTCGGCTTCGGCGCCCGCGAGGAGCAGGTGCTCGTCGACCCGTTCGCCGGCGGGCGCCTCCTCACGGGCGCGGACGCGGAGCTGCTCGTCGCCGGGTCGTCGGGCGGCACGGTGTCCGCCTCGATGCTGACGCCCGCCGATCCGCTGAACATCGTGCTGCGCATCCTCAACAACATCCGCGCGTGGGCGGCGGCCCGCCCCGAGCGCTCGGACGTCGCGCTCTGGGCGGTCGAGCTCTCCCTGCTGCTGCCCGCCCACCCGGCACGACTGCGCTACGAAAGGGCCCAACTCCTCGTCCAGCGCGGGGACTTCCTCGCGGGCGCGGCGGAGCTGGAGGAGTACGCCGACGTGGTGACGGCGGTGGAGCCGACCACCGCGGACCGGGTGCGGGACCAGGCGCGGGCCGCGCGGGCCATGCTCAACTGA
- the fdxA gene encoding ferredoxin — protein MTYVIAQPCVDVKDKACIEECPVDCIYEGSRSLYIHPDECVDCGACEPVCPVEAIFYEDDTPEEWKDYYKANVEFFDELGSPGGASKLGLIERDHAFIAALPPQNQ, from the coding sequence GTGACCTACGTCATCGCGCAGCCTTGTGTCGACGTCAAGGACAAGGCGTGCATCGAGGAGTGCCCGGTCGACTGCATTTACGAGGGCTCCCGGTCCTTGTATATCCACCCGGACGAATGCGTCGACTGTGGAGCCTGTGAACCGGTCTGCCCGGTCGAGGCGATCTTCTACGAAGACGACACTCCGGAAGAGTGGAAGGACTACTACAAGGCGAACGTCGAGTTCTTCGACGAGCTCGGATCGCCCGGTGGTGCCAGCAAGCTCGGCCTGATCGAGCGCGACCACGCCTTCATCGCCGCATTGCCGCCGCAGAACCAGTAA